The proteins below are encoded in one region of Kiritimatiellia bacterium:
- the fabG gene encoding 3-oxoacyl-[acyl-carrier-protein] reductase produces the protein MARLAGKTAIVTGASGGIGRSVAVRLATEGADVACFGQNLERLQETAQAVAAVGRRALIHQVDVKDADAIVASVAQVEQAWGRVDILVNNAGITRDGLLIRMSAADWDEVMAVNLRAVFLFTKSVARLMMKQRAGSIVNISSIIGLIGNPGQANYAASKAGIIAFTKSVAKELASRGIRANAIAPGFITTRMTEQLNGELQKKMLEMIPLGRYGSPDDVAATAAFLASDDASYITGQVIQVCGGMVM, from the coding sequence ATGGCGAGATTGGCAGGCAAAACAGCCATCGTGACGGGCGCCAGCGGCGGCATTGGCCGCTCGGTTGCCGTACGCCTCGCCACCGAGGGGGCGGATGTCGCGTGTTTTGGCCAAAATTTGGAAAGGCTCCAGGAAACCGCCCAGGCCGTGGCTGCCGTCGGCCGCCGTGCCTTGATCCATCAGGTTGACGTCAAGGATGCGGATGCCATCGTGGCCTCGGTTGCCCAAGTTGAGCAAGCCTGGGGGCGCGTCGATATTCTTGTCAATAATGCGGGAATTACTCGAGACGGGCTTTTGATCCGGATGTCTGCGGCCGACTGGGATGAAGTGATGGCCGTCAACCTGCGCGCCGTCTTTTTGTTCACAAAATCTGTCGCCCGCCTAATGATGAAACAACGGGCGGGATCGATCGTGAATATTTCCTCAATCATCGGACTGATTGGAAATCCTGGGCAGGCAAACTATGCCGCCTCCAAGGCTGGCATTATTGCCTTTACCAAAAGCGTCGCCAAAGAGCTTGCCTCTCGCGGTATCCGCGCCAACGCGATCGCGCCCGGCTTCATCACCACGCGGATGACCGAACAGCTCAATGGCGAACTGCAGAAGAAGATGCTGGAAATGATCCCTTTAGGACGGTACGGTAGCCCTGACGACGTCGCGGCGACGGCGGCCTTCCTCGCAAGCGACGATGCATCCTATATCACCGGGCAGGTCATTCAGGTCTGCGGCGGCATGGTCATGTAA
- the fabD gene encoding ACP S-malonyltransferase, with amino-acid sequence MAKNALLCPGQGAQFVGMGKELAESIPACGELYRRASEVLGFDLADVSFHGPIEKLTVSANAQPAIFVHSVAAWTAWTQRHPEWACDCAAGLSSGEWTALYLAGVVSFEDALRILEARGRFMTEACNRRPGGMISIIGATPEQIDRLCAESGLEKANLNSQEQIVLSGPIEGVQRAETLARDMGIRKAIRLNVAGAFHSTLMREAADRLAETLNSIEFREPAFPVYSNVTARPHTTPEEIRRLMVAQVYSPVRWLDSIEAMKADGVTHYLECGPGKVLSGLVKRIDKGAILHSIQDLSGLNGAS; translated from the coding sequence ATGGCAAAAAACGCGTTGCTGTGTCCGGGGCAGGGGGCTCAGTTCGTCGGCATGGGCAAAGAGCTGGCGGAGTCGATTCCGGCCTGCGGGGAGCTGTATCGCCGCGCATCGGAAGTGCTCGGCTTTGACCTGGCCGACGTCAGTTTTCACGGACCGATCGAAAAATTAACCGTTTCCGCAAACGCCCAACCGGCAATTTTTGTGCACAGCGTGGCGGCCTGGACGGCGTGGACCCAGCGGCATCCCGAATGGGCTTGCGATTGCGCCGCCGGCCTAAGTTCTGGCGAATGGACTGCCCTTTACCTTGCCGGCGTGGTTTCGTTTGAGGATGCTCTTCGCATCCTCGAAGCTCGGGGCCGCTTCATGACGGAAGCCTGCAACCGGCGGCCTGGCGGCATGATCAGCATCATCGGCGCAACCCCGGAACAGATAGACCGTCTGTGTGCGGAAAGCGGGTTGGAAAAAGCCAATCTCAATTCGCAGGAGCAGATTGTGTTAAGCGGGCCCATTGAAGGCGTCCAACGCGCCGAGACCCTCGCCCGTGACATGGGGATCCGCAAGGCGATCCGCCTGAATGTAGCCGGCGCCTTCCATTCCACGCTCATGCGCGAAGCGGCAGATCGCCTTGCCGAGACGCTCAACAGCATCGAATTTCGCGAGCCGGCATTTCCCGTCTACTCCAATGTCACCGCACGGCCCCACACCACGCCCGAGGAAATTCGGCGGCTGATGGTGGCCCAAGTGTACTCCCCCGTGCGGTGGCTCGACTCGATTGAGGCCATGAAGGCCGACGGCGTGACCCATTATCTCGAGTGCGGTCCGGGCAAGGTCCTCAGCGGTCTGGTCAAACGAATTGACAAGGGAGCTATCCTCCATAGCATACAGGATCTCTCAGGATTAAATGGTGCCTCATGA
- a CDS encoding ketoacyl-ACP synthase III, translated as MRSTDAHATWAGIPRASIVATGAYVPARVLTNADLEKMVDTTDEWIVTRTGIRERRIAAPEEATSDMAAAAARRALSDAGVSPEEVDLIIVATITPDMGFPNTACFVQAKIGAVNAFCFDIEAACSGFVYALDIARQYIGTGSARTVLVIGAEKISCITDWSDRSLCVLFGDGAGAAVVQSVPGRKGILASVMRSDGTLSDLLKLPGGGSRHPTSPETIAQGLHYMKMEGREVFKHAVTCMTDVAKRALDRAGLTVDDIALIIPHQANHRIITAIGERLGGTPEKYYVNLDRYGNTSAASVILALDEAQRAGRIRRGDLVLLVAFGGGFTWGATVLEW; from the coding sequence ATGAGATCGACCGACGCGCATGCGACGTGGGCCGGGATCCCCCGGGCCTCGATAGTCGCCACCGGCGCCTACGTGCCCGCCCGCGTTTTGACGAACGCCGACCTGGAGAAAATGGTCGACACGACGGACGAATGGATTGTCACGCGAACGGGCATTCGAGAGCGGCGAATCGCCGCTCCGGAAGAGGCAACCTCCGACATGGCCGCGGCCGCTGCCCGGCGCGCGTTGAGCGATGCGGGAGTGTCGCCCGAGGAAGTCGACCTGATCATCGTCGCCACGATCACGCCGGACATGGGATTCCCGAACACGGCCTGTTTTGTGCAGGCCAAGATCGGGGCGGTCAATGCCTTCTGCTTCGACATTGAAGCCGCGTGTTCCGGATTTGTTTATGCGCTCGACATTGCGCGCCAGTATATCGGCACCGGTTCGGCCAGGACCGTGCTGGTGATCGGGGCTGAAAAAATCTCCTGTATCACCGATTGGAGCGACCGGTCTCTCTGCGTCCTGTTTGGCGACGGCGCTGGCGCGGCCGTGGTGCAGTCTGTTCCCGGCCGAAAGGGGATTCTTGCCTCGGTCATGCGGTCCGACGGCACCCTGTCCGACCTTCTCAAATTGCCGGGCGGCGGATCACGGCATCCCACCAGCCCCGAAACGATCGCCCAAGGCCTTCATTATATGAAAATGGAAGGACGCGAAGTTTTTAAACACGCGGTGACATGCATGACGGACGTCGCCAAACGCGCCCTTGATCGCGCTGGCCTGACCGTGGATGACATCGCGCTGATTATTCCCCACCAGGCCAACCATCGGATCATCACGGCGATCGGCGAACGGTTGGGCGGAACGCCGGAAAAATACTACGTGAATCTCGATCGATACGGGAATACCTCTGCCGCGTCGGTGATTCTCGCCCTCGACGAGGCGCAGAGGGCTGGCCGGATTCGGCGGGGCGATCTTGTGTTGCTTGTGGCGTTCGGCGGCGGCTTTACATGGGGCGCCACCGTCCTGGAATGGTGA
- the plsX gene encoding phosphate acyltransferase PlsX: MRIAVDAMGGDYAPAAIVEGAVRAARELKSISELILVGDESRIREELRRHGETPHTIRIRHCTEVVEMGETPAVAVRKKKDSSINRAVDLVKEGEADAIFSAGSTGAQVAASMLKLRTLEGVQRPAIATVFPSPTKPFVLLDAGANTDCTPDMLLEFAVMGMVYSREILKARNPRIGLMSIGEEDAKGNATTKEAFRLLESSGLNFAGNIEGHDLFEGEIDVVVCDGFVGNVILKTSESVAHAMSVWLKQAFKANPIRMFGALCLRGALIGLKQKTDPAQYGGAPLLGVRGVSIIGHGSSNATAVFNGIRVSGEAVKQDINHLITEEISRVKQRVSPGVKNG; this comes from the coding sequence ATGAGAATTGCCGTTGACGCGATGGGCGGCGATTACGCCCCGGCGGCCATCGTCGAGGGGGCTGTCCGCGCCGCCCGGGAGCTAAAGTCGATCAGCGAACTTATTCTAGTCGGTGACGAATCCCGGATACGTGAAGAACTCCGGCGGCACGGCGAAACTCCGCATACCATACGAATCCGTCACTGCACCGAAGTTGTTGAAATGGGGGAAACCCCCGCCGTCGCGGTCCGCAAGAAAAAAGATTCCTCTATTAATCGCGCGGTGGACCTCGTCAAGGAAGGGGAGGCGGATGCCATTTTTTCCGCGGGGAGCACCGGGGCGCAGGTTGCCGCAAGCATGCTGAAGCTGCGCACCCTCGAGGGTGTCCAGCGTCCTGCCATCGCGACCGTCTTTCCATCGCCAACCAAGCCGTTCGTTCTTTTGGACGCCGGGGCAAACACCGATTGCACGCCGGACATGTTGCTTGAGTTTGCGGTCATGGGAATGGTGTATTCGCGGGAGATTTTGAAGGCTCGCAACCCCCGCATTGGATTGATGAGCATCGGCGAGGAGGACGCCAAGGGCAATGCGACAACAAAGGAGGCCTTTCGCCTGCTGGAAAGTTCGGGTCTGAACTTCGCGGGGAACATCGAGGGCCACGACCTGTTCGAAGGCGAAATTGATGTCGTGGTCTGCGACGGATTTGTTGGAAATGTCATCCTCAAAACCAGCGAGAGCGTGGCTCACGCCATGAGCGTCTGGCTCAAACAAGCGTTCAAAGCAAACCCGATCCGAATGTTCGGCGCCTTATGTCTGCGAGGCGCCCTGATCGGTCTCAAGCAAAAAACCGATCCCGCCCAGTACGGCGGGGCCCCACTCCTGGGTGTGCGCGGCGTTAGCATCATCGGCCACGGTTCTTCCAACGCGACGGCCGTGTTTAACGGCATCCGCGTTTCAGGCGAGGCGGTCAAGCAGGATATCAACCACCTGATCACCGAGGAGATTTCTCGCGTTAAGCAGAGAGTATCCCCCGGAGTAAAAAACGGATGA
- the rpmF gene encoding 50S ribosomal protein L32 encodes MGVPKRKTSKMKRRQRQASHRKPMAGMSRDPKTGSWHQPHRVDPVTGMYKGRKVLSVSADE; translated from the coding sequence ATGGGTGTTCCGAAGAGAAAAACGTCCAAGATGAAGCGCCGGCAACGCCAGGCGTCGCACCGAAAGCCGATGGCCGGTATGTCGCGCGATCCGAAAACCGGCTCTTGGCATCAACCGCACCGGGTGGACCCCGTGACGGGAATGTACAAGGGCCGAAAGGTCCTGTCAGTTTCGGCGGACGAATAA
- a CDS encoding DUF177 domain-containing protein, with product MIIDIPKLRPEGEWFEGQESQEILSIHESGFRPCGPVRYRLFAQAVSGQLIVRGSVRAFFELQCVRCTEFYSTTIEEMSFLRTYQLSDASEAVDVTPDLREDILLRLPHHPVCSSACKGLCPYCGANLNLGPCSCKPPGDHRWSALDNVKLG from the coding sequence ATGATCATCGACATTCCCAAATTGCGCCCGGAGGGCGAGTGGTTCGAAGGCCAAGAATCTCAGGAGATTTTGAGCATTCACGAGTCCGGGTTTCGCCCATGCGGGCCGGTGCGCTACCGGCTGTTCGCTCAGGCGGTCTCCGGCCAGTTGATCGTTCGCGGCTCCGTGCGGGCTTTCTTCGAACTTCAGTGCGTGAGGTGCACCGAATTTTACTCGACAACCATAGAGGAAATGTCATTTTTACGCACTTATCAACTTTCGGACGCGTCCGAGGCCGTGGATGTCACGCCCGATCTGCGGGAGGATATCCTGCTCCGGTTGCCGCACCACCCGGTGTGTTCGTCCGCCTGCAAAGGACTGTGTCCGTATTGCGGGGCGAACCTGAACCTGGGGCCCTGTTCCTGTAAGCCGCCGGGCGATCATCGGTGGTCGGCATTGGACAACGTCAAGCTGGGATGA
- the coaD gene encoding pantetheine-phosphate adenylyltransferase: protein MKHRAIYPGTFDPITLGHLDVIRRAATLFDELVVAVAESTRKKTWFSVEDRVALVRSAVRSLRNVDVEPFSGLLIDYVRRRGSRIVVRGLRAFTDFEYEFQMALTNRKLAPDIETVFLMTSESHSYISSTMVREVAELGGETAPLVPAAVNRALKKRLGATRGVPT from the coding sequence ATGAAACATCGTGCCATATATCCCGGAACCTTTGATCCCATCACACTCGGCCACCTCGACGTGATCCGCCGGGCCGCGACGCTGTTCGATGAGCTGGTTGTCGCCGTCGCTGAATCCACGCGGAAGAAAACATGGTTTTCGGTCGAGGACCGGGTCGCGTTGGTCCGGTCTGCCGTCCGGAGCCTTCGAAATGTTGATGTGGAACCCTTTTCGGGGCTGCTGATCGACTACGTTCGCCGGCGAGGCAGTCGGATTGTCGTTCGAGGCCTGCGGGCCTTTACGGATTTCGAATACGAGTTCCAGATGGCCTTGACAAACCGCAAACTAGCTCCGGACATCGAGACCGTTTTCTTGATGACCTCGGAGTCGCACAGCTATATTAGTTCCACAATGGTGCGGGAGGTGGCCGAGCTTGGCGGCGAAACAGCTCCGCTGGTTCCGGCGGCTGTGAACCGGGCGCTGAAAAAACGATTGGGCGCGACGAGGGGCGTGCCGACGTGA
- the rsmD gene encoding 16S rRNA (guanine(966)-N(2))-methyltransferase RsmD, with amino-acid sequence MRITSGLLRGRQIQVPRGIRPTQDRVRQAIFSALGESVVGARVLDLFAGSGSLGLEAISRGAARVIWVEVDPAAASIIRRNVAGLCTGAGSVVCADVFLWLRRAHLEPFDLVFADPPYDPHRSYRWLEKTLPLLEERSIVRNGGLLIFEMSASEKAEGRPGWDLIWDRRYGGTRVSMFRRQQIE; translated from the coding sequence ATGCGAATCACATCCGGGCTGTTACGGGGTCGCCAAATTCAGGTCCCTCGGGGCATACGGCCGACCCAGGATAGGGTCCGGCAGGCCATCTTCTCCGCTCTTGGCGAATCTGTGGTCGGCGCTCGAGTGCTGGATTTGTTTGCGGGTAGCGGCTCGTTGGGGCTGGAGGCGATTAGCCGGGGCGCGGCCCGTGTGATCTGGGTAGAGGTCGACCCGGCCGCAGCATCGATCATCCGCAGAAACGTGGCCGGGCTCTGTACGGGGGCGGGCTCCGTAGTCTGTGCGGATGTCTTCCTTTGGCTCAGGCGCGCCCATCTGGAACCGTTCGATTTGGTGTTTGCAGATCCCCCGTACGATCCGCACCGATCCTATCGCTGGCTGGAAAAGACCTTGCCCCTGCTGGAGGAGCGGTCTATCGTCAGAAATGGCGGCTTGCTGATTTTCGAGATGAGCGCCTCGGAAAAGGCGGAAGGACGGCCGGGTTGGGACCTCATCTGGGATCGCCGATATGGAGGAACTCGGGTCAGCATGTTCCGCCGACAACAAATCGAATGA
- a CDS encoding penicillin-binding protein activator LpoB, with protein MRRVMLAAGLVSLAITGGGCAAFRAKVSDVDLDRSPHMRSEFDFRDLRTISAEVVDRFLTSDFLAKHDEPPTIAIRGLENRTTDYLDTKAITDTMRTRLIQSGRVQFVNVERREDLAKEQGYQAANAAPGTAVAIGQQAAARYMMTGSIIEMTQRSPRQVRLSQRRERFYQLTVEVTDLQTGLIAWTTQYEFARAERQPLIGW; from the coding sequence ATGCGTCGAGTTATGCTGGCAGCGGGATTGGTAAGCTTGGCGATCACCGGGGGCGGTTGTGCCGCCTTCCGGGCCAAGGTCTCTGATGTCGACCTGGACCGCAGCCCGCACATGCGCTCGGAGTTCGATTTCAGGGATCTTCGGACTATTTCCGCCGAGGTTGTCGACCGTTTCCTTACCTCCGATTTCCTCGCCAAACATGACGAGCCGCCCACCATCGCCATCCGCGGCCTAGAGAACCGCACCACGGACTATCTAGACACAAAAGCCATCACAGACACCATGCGGACGCGCCTGATCCAGTCCGGCCGCGTTCAATTCGTAAACGTCGAGCGGCGAGAGGATCTGGCAAAGGAGCAGGGTTATCAGGCGGCTAACGCGGCGCCGGGCACGGCCGTCGCAATCGGTCAGCAGGCGGCTGCACGCTATATGATGACGGGATCGATCATAGAAATGACCCAGCGGTCTCCTCGTCAGGTGCGCCTGAGCCAGCGGCGCGAGCGATTCTATCAACTGACTGTCGAAGTCACCGACCTGCAAACGGGCCTGATCGCTTGGACTACTCAATACGAATTTGCACGAGCCGAGCGACAGCCTCTAATTGGGTGGTAA
- a CDS encoding S8 family serine peptidase, whose amino-acid sequence MYYLRSFNRLCIVIATGAISVFASDPPTVMLEGSVIRADRIIAKPKESVLKTNRLKLSQAVRSVGTVRKEVGEVGGLQIIQLGKGQSVTSAIERLRASGLYEYVEPDYQVRISSLHPNDPLYLSGALWGMHNTGQSNGVEDADIDAPEGWAIRNSASNIIVAVIDTGIDYNHPDLRANMWSNPLESVNGLDDDNNGYVDDIYGINCIVTNGNPMDDHFHGTHVAGTIGAVGNNNTGVVGVAWQVKLMGIKFLNSNGVGFVSDAIAGILYAVSNGATILNNSWGGPEYSSALLNTIKWTASNGVMFVAAAGNDNVDTQEVTNYPSGYLVDNVLSVMATTREDRGAPFSNFGFDTVDIGAPGAAIWSTMPTTMTRAMSNTTRSVNYDSLSGTSMATPMVAGILALMKAHFPGEHYTNLYRRLLTNVDFLEELEDACLSEGRANLPNALTNAPGPLPNFVVYPYSQVFYQSYRFTAGDPPLAVTITNISKWTVSNRWILAGSHTSYTFHTSYVFSNIGVHEIQFDAWSANGERRTRTRKIQVDHNYRLITGIPFSWVSPTGHTPIVLGDEDFKAVPLPFPFEFYGVTYTQIFIGANGVLGFISNRMDKTAGGYPPDPTYQNAVIAVYSRDHDPSAPGGSVRYGVIGTAPDRWFVVSYTNIKSAVFSARFTFQALLSEKTGDIRINLLDLAQNNTEQGGQGAGKYAMVYVENERGWMSTEFISNNQQFSRVPDRTSIMFVRREVAIHTNTAVIEVGNTNVFLDPGETWQEYFVLKNALNTTLTGVTAVLSTPTPGVMILTPSNDFPNTAPFAMSTNISPFRYKVGNGVACGTPIEFKLTYTANGKSYEYSFWRTVGYLEPPVTNVFYAVDTPVDIRTGSWPNVGVTLSTNFVNLPGHVVRDVNMHARVTHWNIAQIDLFLRSPSMATLHVETVGTGINYGTNECHAGVIPTTWDDEAPVQMFASNWPPYIVTPYKPYQCCFSMFDGSPAHGPWVMRIESTCPNCRGTNMCWWLTIESQNSNYLCQAYAGCEDNIAPAVSNLSFTAVAGVATGLQLTAYDPDSGGLKFILASSPSYGTINSFDTNTGSFVYTAPTNYTGTDSFQFRVSDGCVTSGPATASINVLPPPQYTRRIFIADLAGTSSRVRVSDDEGVTWVNFATNLNTVRGIALSDDGEYLFVVTIGDDIVRQYRISTTTLVGQATFVDQTAFNRRPVATFRDGPVHRVYVSSEGSTNSITFRMQGFTATASGMTTNFMLGENWQAGYLAVAVHGGVTYLLAPGHGANASVRRWMINPDGSLGGFGDTLGFFAPGGTNKLDPRGIFPISNGAIIPSAHSNQPNGFYVVPMYQPAGNYTAGVVRVYDFGAVGNSASDPGEWFFDVSRTRRHVYGISRGGSVDYLYRWEFEPLTTNFTFLGSVQLDGTGGKGFSDAYSIAVLEIEQYSAPTLTPYQIWAQQNITNGQTNELQDADNDGILNWEEWVTDSNPMASNAPFAVQSIAVGTNAWVFFPSSTGRLYTLQWTDNLPAHWWSNVAGQVDKFGSGTITNLIDLPATNAFFRVRVRVP is encoded by the coding sequence ATGTATTATTTACGCTCCTTCAATCGGCTCTGCATTGTTATCGCCACTGGTGCGATCTCCGTATTCGCTAGCGATCCTCCGACTGTCATGCTCGAAGGCTCTGTTATCCGGGCCGACCGTATCATCGCGAAACCGAAAGAATCCGTGTTGAAGACTAATCGCCTGAAACTTTCGCAGGCGGTTCGGTCAGTTGGTACGGTGCGCAAGGAAGTTGGCGAGGTTGGCGGCCTGCAAATCATACAGCTTGGGAAGGGCCAGTCCGTCACCTCCGCCATCGAGAGACTTCGCGCGAGCGGTTTGTACGAGTATGTTGAGCCCGATTACCAGGTGCGGATTTCGAGTCTCCACCCCAATGACCCGCTATATCTATCCGGCGCCTTGTGGGGCATGCACAACACGGGCCAGAGCAACGGCGTAGAGGACGCGGACATCGACGCGCCCGAGGGCTGGGCCATCCGAAACAGCGCATCGAACATCATCGTGGCCGTGATCGATACCGGGATTGATTACAACCATCCCGACTTGCGCGCGAACATGTGGTCCAACCCGCTGGAGTCGGTGAATGGACTGGACGACGACAACAACGGGTATGTGGACGACATTTACGGCATCAATTGCATCGTCACGAACGGGAATCCCATGGACGACCATTTTCACGGCACCCATGTGGCGGGCACCATCGGGGCCGTCGGGAACAACAACACCGGTGTTGTCGGCGTGGCGTGGCAGGTAAAGCTGATGGGCATCAAGTTTTTGAACAGCAACGGCGTCGGATTCGTGTCCGACGCGATCGCGGGCATTCTCTACGCCGTCTCCAATGGGGCGACGATTCTCAACAATAGCTGGGGTGGTCCCGAATACAGCTCCGCTCTGCTCAATACGATTAAATGGACCGCGAGCAATGGCGTGATGTTTGTTGCCGCGGCAGGCAACGATAATGTGGACACGCAGGAGGTCACCAACTATCCGTCGGGCTATCTTGTCGACAATGTTCTTTCGGTGATGGCCACGACACGAGAAGATAGGGGCGCGCCTTTTTCAAATTTCGGATTTGATACGGTTGACATTGGGGCGCCGGGAGCGGCCATCTGGAGCACGATGCCGACAACCATGACGCGAGCGATGTCGAATACGACGCGCTCGGTAAACTATGATAGCTTGAGCGGCACCTCGATGGCCACGCCAATGGTCGCCGGCATCCTCGCGCTGATGAAAGCCCATTTTCCCGGCGAGCATTACACCAATCTCTATCGCCGCTTGCTGACCAATGTCGATTTTCTCGAGGAGCTGGAGGATGCCTGTCTCTCGGAAGGCCGTGCGAATTTGCCGAATGCGCTGACCAACGCTCCGGGACCGCTGCCCAATTTTGTAGTCTACCCCTATTCGCAGGTCTTTTACCAGTCTTATCGTTTTACGGCCGGTGACCCGCCGCTGGCTGTGACCATCACGAATATTTCGAAGTGGACCGTCAGCAATCGCTGGATTTTAGCCGGTAGCCATACCAGCTACACTTTTCATACCAGCTATGTGTTTTCGAACATAGGGGTGCATGAGATTCAGTTCGATGCATGGAGCGCTAACGGCGAACGGCGAACGCGCACCCGAAAGATTCAGGTGGATCATAACTACCGTCTCATCACGGGTATCCCGTTTTCATGGGTTTCGCCCACCGGCCATACACCGATCGTGCTGGGCGATGAGGATTTCAAAGCCGTCCCCTTACCGTTCCCGTTTGAATTTTATGGGGTGACGTATACGCAGATTTTCATTGGCGCCAACGGTGTGCTGGGATTCATCAGCAATCGAATGGATAAAACGGCAGGTGGGTATCCGCCGGACCCCACGTATCAGAATGCTGTGATCGCGGTGTACTCGCGCGATCATGACCCATCAGCGCCGGGCGGGTCTGTGCGATATGGAGTGATCGGAACGGCCCCGGATCGTTGGTTCGTCGTCTCCTATACGAATATCAAATCGGCGGTGTTCAGCGCCCGCTTCACCTTCCAGGCGCTTCTGTCCGAGAAGACGGGTGATATCCGCATCAATTTGTTGGACCTGGCGCAAAATAACACCGAGCAGGGTGGCCAGGGCGCCGGAAAGTACGCGATGGTCTACGTTGAAAATGAACGCGGATGGATGTCGACCGAATTCATTTCCAACAATCAGCAGTTCTCACGTGTGCCGGACCGCACCTCGATCATGTTCGTCCGCCGCGAAGTGGCGATTCACACGAATACCGCGGTCATCGAGGTGGGCAACACCAACGTCTTTCTCGATCCCGGCGAGACCTGGCAGGAGTACTTTGTTCTGAAAAACGCCCTCAACACCACATTGACCGGTGTGACGGCGGTATTAAGCACGCCGACGCCGGGCGTGATGATTCTGACGCCCTCCAATGATTTCCCGAATACGGCGCCCTTTGCGATGTCGACCAATATCTCCCCCTTCCGCTACAAGGTGGGCAACGGCGTTGCGTGCGGCACTCCAATCGAATTCAAGCTCACCTACACGGCGAACGGCAAGTCATACGAATACTCCTTCTGGCGAACAGTGGGATATTTGGAGCCGCCGGTGACGAACGTCTTTTATGCGGTCGACACGCCGGTCGATATCAGGACGGGAAGCTGGCCGAATGTTGGCGTAACATTGTCGACCAATTTCGTGAATCTGCCGGGCCATGTCGTGCGGGATGTCAATATGCACGCGCGCGTGACCCACTGGAATATCGCCCAAATTGATCTCTTTCTGCGTAGCCCTAGCATGGCGACCCTCCACGTCGAAACCGTGGGCACAGGCATCAATTATGGGACAAACGAATGCCATGCGGGCGTGATTCCTACGACGTGGGACGACGAAGCGCCGGTGCAGATGTTTGCTAGTAACTGGCCGCCTTATATCGTCACGCCTTACAAGCCGTATCAATGTTGTTTCTCCATGTTCGATGGCTCGCCGGCGCATGGCCCATGGGTGATGCGCATCGAAAGCACCTGTCCGAACTGCCGCGGCACCAACATGTGCTGGTGGCTGACGATCGAAAGTCAGAATTCCAATTACTTGTGCCAGGCATATGCGGGTTGCGAAGATAACATTGCACCGGCGGTCAGCAATCTCTCCTTCACCGCCGTTGCGGGCGTAGCCACCGGCCTTCAGTTGACCGCGTATGATCCGGACAGCGGGGGTCTGAAATTCATATTGGCCTCATCGCCGTCCTACGGGACGATCAACAGTTTCGATACAAATACGGGCTCATTTGTCTATACCGCCCCCACGAATTATACGGGAACGGATAGCTTCCAGTTCCGGGTTAGCGACGGCTGCGTGACGAGCGGGCCGGCCACCGCCAGTATCAATGTTTTGCCTCCACCTCAATACACGAGGCGAATCTTTATTGCGGATTTGGCCGGAACAAGCAGCCGTGTCCGCGTCAGCGATGATGAGGGCGTAACGTGGGTGAATTTTGCGACCAATCTGAACACCGTTCGCGGAATCGCCCTGTCGGATGACGGCGAGTATCTCTTCGTCGTCACGATCGGGGACGATATAGTCCGACAGTATCGCATCAGCACAACCACGCTGGTAGGGCAGGCAACATTTGTTGACCAGACTGCCTTCAACCGCCGGCCCGTGGCAACGTTCCGAGATGGTCCGGTGCACCGTGTCTATGTAAGTTCGGAGGGGTCGACGAATTCCATTACCTTCCGGATGCAGGGATTTACAGCCACGGCATCGGGAATGACCACCAACTTTATGCTGGGTGAGAACTGGCAGGCCGGATATCTGGCGGTGGCGGTTCATGGCGGGGTGACCTACTTGCTTGCGCCGGGCCATGGCGCAAACGCCTCGGTGCGACGCTGGATGATCAATCCCGATGGGTCGCTGGGGGGATTCGGCGATACACTGGGCTTTTTCGCGCCCGGCGGCACGAACAAGCTCGATCCGCGCGGGATCTTCCCGATCTCCAACGGCGCGATCATCCCGAGCGCCCATTCGAATCAACCGAACGGATTTTATGTGGTGCCGATGTATCAACCCGCGGGCAACTACACCGCGGGCGTCGTGCGCGTCTACGATTTCGGCGCCGTTGGCAACAGCGCTTCAGATCCCGGTGAATGGTTCTTTGACGTCAGCCGGACGCGACGCCACGTGTATGGCATCAGCCGCGGCGGTTCCGTCGATTACCTCTACCGGTGGGAATTCGAACCGCTGACGACCAACTTCACATTCCTCGGCTCGGTCCAGCTTGACGGGACTGGCGGCAAAGGGTTCTCGGATGCGTACAGCATTGCGGTGCTTGAAATTGAGCAGTACAGCGCCCCGACCCTCACGCCATACCAGATCTGGGCCCAGCAGAACATTACCAACGGCCAGACGAACGAATTACAAGACGCCGACAATGACGGCATTCTGAATTGGGAGGAATGGGTGACCGATTCAAACCCGATGGCATCAAACGCGCCCTTTGCAGTTCAGTCAATAGCGGTTGGAACCAACGCCTGGGTCTTCTTCCCGAGTTCAACCGGGCGGCTGTACACCCTGCAGTGGACAGACAACCTGCCCGCTCATTGGTGGTCGAACGTTGCCGGACAGGTGGATAAATTCGGCTCCGGGACGATTACCAACCTGATCGATCTGCCTGCGACAAACGCCTTCTTCCGCGTGCGAGTGCGAGTCCCGTAA